TGAGCTTTTTAGCTCTGGCATCACCGATCCCACTACCTGAAGGATCAATCAACAGTTTATTAATGGGTTCATAATATATCGCATTGCATGCAAAGTCCCGTATCTTAAAATCATCTGCCAATTCCGAACCGAATAGAGAGGTACCATACCCAGCATTACTCAATGAAAAATTTTTAACATCAATAAAAGGATCGCCGGAAGCTGGAGTACCACCTATACGAATGTAGCCATGTTGTCTTGCATAAGAGAATTTATCGTTGAACATTGATTTGATAAGTGGTAATGCCCACTTAAGCGGCATGGTGGTAACCAGGTCAATATCATTCGATTTTTCGCCCTGAATAAAATCACGTACTGTCCCACCAACTAAATAAGTTTCGTATCCCCTATAATAAAATTCTTGTATTAGTTCCATATAGTTCGGTCCCGGTGGTATACGCTCTTCAAGTTTTTTGGTAATCATATCAGCTAAATCTGTAGGTGCTGCTTCAACGATTCCTGATTCAGGCAGTCTTTCCCAGTTAGGTCCTATCCTGTTATTTGGATATTTCGCCCTAATGATTTCAAATGAATTGGTTGAGTCGGGAAAATCAAATTGGTTTATTATAACAGGCTTTTCATATATATCATAACCCAGTAATTTCCCTTCTATGATTTTATTTTTAGAAAAATATACCACCTCCTCTCCGGGTTTTGGAAAAATCGAGGGTGGCAAACAGTTTGGATTGGCACTCATATGTTGCAATTAATGTTTTCTTTTATGGCTATTTGTGTAATTATCGATAATTCAATAATAAATATGCTCTAATTTATAAATTATTATTGTATAAAATATAGATATAAACTAAAACTTTATAATCTACAATCTGATTCACGACGATATCTCACACTTTACAAAAAAACGCTCTAAGTGGGGAACTCGGAGCGTTTGCCATATTATTAACCTATTTTATGAAAAGTTTGCTCGATCGAGCAAATAATTATTGATATCTAATTTAAACACTTTTCACTAAAATATCAAATTGACGAATTAACATTACTGCAACCGTAGGAGTCTTCACCTCTATGTGCAGCATTATTCCGGCTGTATGATCATATAATGTACAAGTTTAAATTCATTTTTTATCTCTGTGCGGATAAAGCGTATCGCCTCAG
This genomic interval from Chryseobacterium joostei contains the following:
- a CDS encoding tRNA nucleotidyltransferase/poly(A) polymerase family protein encodes the protein MSANPNCLPPSIFPKPGEEVVYFSKNKIIEGKLLGYDIYEKPVIINQFDFPDSTNSFEIIRAKYPNNRIGPNWERLPESGIVEAAPTDLADMITKKLEERIPPGPNYMELIQEFYYRGYETYLVGGTVRDFIQGEKSNDIDLVTTMPLKWALPLIKSMFNDKFSYARQHGYIRIGGTPASGDPFIDVKNFSLSNAGYGTSLFGSELADDFKIRDFACNAIYYEPINKLLIDPSGSGIGDARAKKLSIVRDLNIHAAHYSSAQILVRFVKFAARGYTPTDQTLVELRANFCPLFSTMDNASRIEYVRRQILSKSPLDQRILVYENFVQSMIGLGFEYEYEQFIKPYESYLNLN